One Candidatus Krumholzibacteriota bacterium DNA window includes the following coding sequences:
- a CDS encoding sulfide/dihydroorotate dehydrogenase-like FAD/NAD-binding protein, giving the protein MNTILEKEFITPTVFRMRVEAPEIARKRLAGQFIILRTGDSGERVPLTIADADAEAGWIELVVQIVGKSTKVLSTLEVGSEICDLVGPLGRPTHIELFGTVVMIGGGVGIAPSHPIAQGMKKAGNKVISILGGRTKDLVIMEERMRAASDRVIVTTDDGSAGQKGLVTDALQGLIDDGLEIDLVVAVGPPIMMKYVCLLTKKHDIRTLVSLNTIMVDGTGMCGACRVSVGDDTKFVCVDGPEFDGHKVDFDEMMKRLKAYESQEKESMERLETE; this is encoded by the coding sequence ATGAACACCATTCTCGAGAAGGAATTCATCACGCCGACCGTCTTCAGGATGCGCGTCGAGGCTCCCGAGATCGCGCGGAAGCGCCTGGCCGGGCAGTTCATCATCCTGCGCACCGGCGACAGCGGCGAGCGGGTGCCCCTGACGATCGCCGACGCCGATGCGGAGGCGGGCTGGATCGAGCTCGTCGTCCAGATCGTCGGCAAGTCGACGAAGGTCCTCTCGACGCTCGAGGTCGGCTCGGAAATCTGCGATCTCGTCGGCCCGCTCGGCCGGCCGACGCACATCGAGCTCTTCGGCACCGTCGTCATGATCGGCGGCGGCGTGGGGATCGCGCCGAGCCACCCGATCGCCCAGGGGATGAAGAAGGCGGGCAACAAGGTGATCTCGATCCTCGGGGGACGGACGAAGGATCTCGTCATCATGGAGGAGCGGATGCGCGCGGCGAGCGACCGCGTGATCGTCACGACCGACGATGGATCGGCCGGCCAGAAGGGGCTCGTCACCGACGCCCTCCAGGGGCTCATCGACGACGGGCTCGAGATCGACCTCGTCGTGGCCGTCGGACCGCCGATCATGATGAAGTACGTCTGCCTGCTCACGAAGAAGCACGATATCAGGACCCTGGTCAGCCTCAACACGATCATGGTCGACGGCACGGGCATGTGCGGCGCCTGCCGGGTCTCCGTCGGCGACGACACGAAGTTCGTCTGCGTCGACGGTCCCGAGTTCGACGGGCACAAGGTGGATTTCGACGAGATGATGAAGCGGCTCAAGGCGTACGAGTCGCAGGAAAAGGAATCGATGGAGCGTCTCGAGACCGAGTAG
- a CDS encoding DUF2271 domain-containing protein — protein MKRAAILPPLLCALLFAAPAAAREPGDYIAEAQHLVEGGKRAEAVTLLTEAVAEHPEHSNLYAFLGLYTGMGAGETQDYMEAGRLMMLSFEQLDTSIELDPANPRGYLYRGIMGINVPEFLGRFDAGIADLEKAVELYGTDRDPAAIEGLVTAWGSLAKAYGKKMDIPARRAALEKIVAVAGDSPAAAQAQEAIDALDAAPAPAAGEAAPDDTGELLAPSANDSEAVAAARDRLRESPGDAARLMALARALHDDERWKETRKALEVHNAVDPENAAAYELLARTIGKIAEVGYDDQIHEDTDYRSRLAFEAMAAMDRAVELAPNEMRLRFMRGAYGILFPFFLGKHDQGVADLEMVADSDAPDSLRSEALYYLGVAKKIEASRYWTDVVKKHPGSPGARMALDDMRPAVPALDPDAAKPPFVEIDVSIGFQDQLPPQTAIWIEKGNEEYVATVYVSGFAGFVKEKQVTLPVWAAVSNFEGIDGVTTASIDIGRHLFAWDCTDYACRRVPDGEYTVRVETTHWPTNLYQNVAATIRIGGDEQRRVVVEEGDFIPRLAVTWRPE, from the coding sequence ATGAAAAGAGCCGCAATCCTTCCGCCCCTGCTGTGCGCGCTGCTTTTCGCCGCGCCGGCGGCGGCCCGCGAGCCCGGCGATTACATCGCCGAGGCGCAGCATCTCGTCGAGGGAGGGAAACGCGCCGAGGCGGTCACCCTGCTCACCGAGGCGGTCGCCGAGCATCCAGAGCACTCCAACCTGTACGCCTTCCTCGGCCTCTACACGGGGATGGGGGCGGGCGAGACGCAGGACTACATGGAGGCCGGCCGGCTGATGATGCTCTCATTCGAGCAGCTCGACACATCGATCGAGCTCGATCCGGCCAATCCGCGCGGCTACCTCTACCGCGGCATCATGGGGATAAACGTGCCCGAGTTCCTCGGTCGTTTCGACGCGGGTATCGCCGATCTCGAGAAGGCCGTCGAGCTCTACGGGACGGATCGGGATCCCGCGGCCATCGAGGGGCTCGTGACCGCCTGGGGATCGTTGGCCAAGGCATACGGCAAGAAGATGGACATCCCGGCCCGGCGCGCCGCCCTCGAGAAGATCGTCGCCGTGGCCGGCGACTCCCCCGCCGCCGCACAGGCGCAGGAGGCCATCGACGCGTTGGACGCCGCCCCCGCCCCCGCGGCCGGGGAGGCCGCGCCGGACGACACGGGCGAGCTCCTCGCCCCCTCGGCAAACGACTCCGAAGCGGTGGCGGCCGCGCGGGATCGGCTCCGGGAGTCTCCCGGCGACGCGGCCCGCCTGATGGCCCTCGCGCGCGCCCTCCATGACGACGAGCGCTGGAAGGAGACCCGGAAGGCGCTGGAAGTGCACAACGCGGTCGATCCGGAGAACGCGGCGGCCTACGAGCTCCTCGCCCGCACCATCGGGAAGATCGCCGAGGTCGGCTACGACGATCAAATCCACGAGGACACCGACTACCGCTCGAGGCTCGCCTTCGAGGCGATGGCGGCGATGGACCGCGCCGTCGAGCTGGCCCCGAACGAAATGCGCCTCCGCTTCATGCGGGGCGCCTACGGGATCCTCTTCCCCTTCTTCCTCGGCAAGCACGACCAGGGGGTGGCCGATCTCGAGATGGTCGCCGACAGCGACGCCCCCGACTCGCTGCGCTCCGAGGCCCTCTACTATCTCGGCGTCGCGAAGAAGATCGAGGCCTCACGTTACTGGACCGACGTCGTCAAGAAGCATCCAGGGTCGCCGGGCGCGCGGATGGCCCTCGACGACATGCGTCCCGCCGTGCCCGCCCTCGATCCCGACGCCGCCAAGCCGCCGTTTGTCGAGATCGACGTCTCCATCGGCTTCCAGGACCAGCTTCCTCCCCAGACGGCGATCTGGATCGAGAAGGGAAACGAGGAGTACGTGGCGACGGTCTACGTCTCGGGCTTCGCCGGCTTCGTGAAGGAGAAGCAGGTGACACTCCCCGTGTGGGCGGCCGTCTCGAATTTCGAGGGGATCGACGGGGTCACGACGGCGAGCATCGACATCGGGCGGCACCTCTTCGCCTGGGATTGCACCGACTACGCCTGCCGGCGCGTGCCGGACGGCGAATACACGGTTCGCGTCGAGACGACGCACTGGCCGACGAACCTCTACCAGAACGTCGCCGCGACGATCAGGATCGGCGGCGACGAGCAACGGCGCGTCGTCGTCGAGGAGGGGGACTTCATTCCGCGGCTCGCCGTCACCTGGCGCCCGGAGTGA
- a CDS encoding outer membrane beta-barrel protein — MMRRTATMCAAAIALLLAAAAGPGAAAEEGTRPDRWGTLRFQGMLTAPLGENNVRLWNDCGGSWLDFLSFAATIQTNTTWGAVASFEYVLGRRIGLEAAFHYWYDIVEMTYEAGDFTVEGSPNFVLPTIGMNYHLQPIDRTDLYAGGFVSLGVIVTGVSFDIDVDSDIALGMKLGADYLIDDHWSIGGTLDYVDFGELNFSLLPPGLEGIVCDNGLFGIGHMNVVTFTAGIGYRF; from the coding sequence ATGATGAGACGAACGGCGACGATGTGCGCTGCGGCGATCGCACTCCTCCTCGCCGCCGCGGCGGGGCCGGGAGCGGCCGCTGAGGAGGGGACACGCCCCGACCGCTGGGGCACCCTTCGTTTCCAGGGGATGCTCACCGCCCCCCTCGGCGAGAACAACGTCAGGCTGTGGAACGACTGCGGGGGCTCCTGGCTCGATTTCCTCTCCTTCGCCGCGACGATCCAGACGAACACCACCTGGGGGGCCGTGGCCTCGTTCGAGTACGTCCTCGGCCGGCGCATCGGTCTCGAGGCGGCCTTCCACTATTGGTACGACATCGTCGAGATGACCTACGAAGCCGGGGACTTCACCGTCGAGGGGAGCCCCAACTTCGTCTTGCCGACGATCGGCATGAACTACCACCTGCAGCCGATCGACCGGACCGACCTCTACGCCGGTGGCTTCGTCTCCCTCGGCGTGATCGTTACCGGCGTCTCCTTCGACATCGACGTCGACAGCGACATCGCCCTCGGCATGAAGCTCGGCGCCGACTACCTCATCGACGATCACTGGAGCATCGGGGGAACGCTCGACTACGTCGACTTCGGCGAGCTGAACTTCTCGCTCCTCCCGCCGGGACTCGAGGGGATCGTCTGCGACAACGGCCTCTTCGGCATCGGCCACATGAACGTCGTCACCTTCACCGCCGGGATCGGTTACCGGTTCTAG
- a CDS encoding patatin-like phospholipase family protein, with the protein MKTTQSRRLPRILFTALAAVALLGSSAFAAGRPRIGLALSGGGARGAAHIGVLRVLEERRVPVDCIAGTSMGAIVGGLYAAGMTPDELETLIGEIDWADAFDDDIPRRDRSFRRKQDDDLFLVDYRPGIGRGGLALPPGLLDGQKIDLLLERHASRAATVADFDSLGIPFRAVATDIVTGETVVLSGGDLATAIRASMSLPVIFAPREIDGRLLVDGGVSCNLAIDVVRRMGADIVIAVDISTPLQKRDELRSLVAVTDQLTGILTRRNTDIQIGTLAPRDIFIRPELGDIATGSFGRAAEAVPAGVAAAEAAGDRLAALSLPAGEWRRYLAARQRPHSDLVVDGVRILNDSHLADGVITRRIDIEAGAPLDVDRLEHDIDRLYGLELFESVSWDLARESEGNVLNVTAREAPRGPNYLQLGAAVFEDYESPNFNVAVAWTRMALNRLGGELRAGAQFGQEPGLFAEWHQPLDQGLRWFVHLRSSIGERATSVFDGDGSRVMELALRRGGGQIALGRELGAWGEVRAGLLRDGGSVSMQTGDPTAMADGVFDTGEAFVRLFIDELDSVTFPRSGHLLRVRAAAAREALGADTAYEQVEAEGSLAVTRGRLTAFLRGWAATTPGDDAPFQRAVRLGGFSRLSGLEHNELAGQHAGLASCALFARIGSLGIVPVYGGCSLEYGEVFARSEDIRIEDGRVAGSVFLGLDTPIGPLYAAWGLVDGGRANGYLFLGQSLARPVAGLWDFR; encoded by the coding sequence GTGAAGACAACACAATCCCGCCGTCTCCCGCGAATCCTTTTCACGGCGCTTGCCGCCGTTGCGCTGCTCGGGTCGTCCGCGTTCGCCGCCGGCCGGCCGCGGATCGGTCTCGCCCTCTCGGGCGGCGGCGCGCGGGGCGCGGCGCACATCGGCGTTCTCCGGGTGCTCGAGGAGCGCCGCGTGCCGGTCGACTGCATCGCGGGGACGAGCATGGGGGCGATCGTCGGCGGGCTCTACGCCGCCGGCATGACCCCGGACGAGCTCGAGACGCTCATCGGCGAGATCGACTGGGCCGACGCCTTCGACGACGACATCCCGCGCCGCGACCGCTCCTTTCGACGCAAGCAGGACGACGATCTCTTTCTCGTCGACTACCGCCCGGGGATAGGCCGGGGGGGGCTCGCGCTGCCCCCGGGGCTCCTCGACGGGCAGAAGATCGACCTGCTGCTCGAGCGGCACGCGAGCCGCGCCGCGACGGTCGCCGATTTCGATTCGCTCGGCATCCCCTTCCGCGCCGTCGCCACCGATATCGTGACCGGCGAGACGGTGGTCCTCTCGGGCGGGGACCTGGCGACGGCGATCAGGGCGAGCATGTCCCTGCCGGTGATCTTCGCGCCGCGCGAGATCGACGGCCGTCTCCTCGTCGACGGCGGCGTCTCCTGCAACCTCGCCATCGACGTGGTCCGCCGGATGGGCGCCGATATCGTCATCGCCGTCGACATCTCGACGCCGCTGCAAAAACGCGACGAGCTGCGCTCGCTCGTCGCCGTGACCGACCAGCTCACCGGGATCCTCACGAGGCGGAACACCGACATCCAGATCGGCACCCTCGCCCCGCGGGACATCTTCATCCGCCCCGAGCTCGGCGACATCGCCACCGGTTCCTTCGGCCGCGCCGCCGAGGCCGTGCCGGCGGGCGTCGCGGCGGCGGAGGCGGCAGGGGATCGCCTGGCCGCCCTGTCCCTGCCGGCCGGCGAATGGCGACGGTATCTCGCCGCGAGACAGCGGCCACACTCCGACCTCGTCGTCGACGGCGTCCGCATCCTGAACGACTCCCACCTCGCCGACGGGGTGATCACGCGGCGGATCGATATCGAGGCGGGCGCGCCGCTCGACGTCGACCGCCTCGAGCACGACATCGACCGGCTCTACGGGCTGGAGCTCTTCGAGTCGGTCTCCTGGGATCTCGCGCGGGAGTCGGAGGGGAACGTCCTCAACGTGACGGCGCGCGAGGCGCCGCGCGGGCCGAATTACCTGCAGCTCGGCGCGGCGGTCTTCGAGGACTACGAGAGCCCCAATTTCAACGTCGCCGTCGCCTGGACCCGCATGGCGCTCAATCGCCTCGGCGGCGAGCTGCGGGCCGGCGCGCAGTTCGGACAGGAGCCGGGACTCTTCGCCGAGTGGCACCAGCCGCTCGATCAGGGCCTGCGGTGGTTCGTCCACCTGCGGTCTTCGATCGGCGAGCGGGCGACGAGCGTCTTCGACGGGGACGGCTCGCGCGTCATGGAGCTCGCCCTGCGGCGGGGAGGGGGCCAGATCGCCCTCGGACGCGAGCTCGGCGCCTGGGGGGAGGTGCGGGCCGGCCTGCTTCGGGACGGGGGGTCCGTCTCGATGCAGACGGGGGATCCGACCGCCATGGCCGACGGCGTTTTCGACACGGGGGAGGCCTTCGTCAGGCTCTTCATCGACGAGCTCGACTCGGTGACCTTCCCGCGGTCGGGCCACCTGCTGCGCGTGCGCGCCGCCGCGGCGCGCGAGGCGCTCGGCGCCGACACGGCGTACGAGCAGGTCGAGGCGGAGGGGTCGCTCGCCGTCACGCGAGGGCGCCTCACGGCGTTCCTCCGCGGTTGGGCCGCGACCACCCCCGGCGACGACGCGCCCTTCCAGCGGGCCGTGCGGCTCGGAGGGTTCTCCCGTCTCTCGGGACTCGAGCACAACGAGCTGGCCGGACAGCACGCCGGCCTCGCCTCCTGCGCCCTCTTCGCGAGGATCGGCTCGCTCGGCATCGTCCCCGTCTACGGGGGATGCTCGCTGGAATACGGGGAGGTCTTCGCCCGCTCGGAGGATATCCGCATCGAGGACGGGCGAGTCGCGGGGAGCGTTTTCCTGGGGCTCGACACCCCGATCGGTCCCCTCTACGCCGCCTGGGGGCTCGTCGACGGGGGACGGGCGAACGGCTATCTCTTCCTGGGCCAGTCCCTCGCGCGCCCCGTCGCCGGCCTGTGGGATTTCCGGTAG
- a CDS encoding T9SS type A sorting domain-containing protein, whose translation MHVDGIAVGRITKNAFVTGEAWVTIVDAAGSPVAGATVSGAFNAIRTSTMSAATGSDGVAYFTTGKAKATVADFCFEVGDVVLGGYAYDSAANVETRACESGTVFGAGGRGMLAADDTPTSFFLGQNYPNPFNPVTTIRFGLPNAVNVRLDIFDVTGRRVATLVDGPMGAGIHDIEWNARRAASGIYFYRIKAGAITRTEKMILLR comes from the coding sequence ATGCACGTCGACGGCATCGCCGTCGGCAGGATCACGAAGAACGCTTTCGTCACCGGCGAGGCGTGGGTGACGATCGTCGACGCGGCGGGCTCGCCCGTCGCGGGGGCGACGGTCTCCGGGGCCTTCAACGCGATCAGGACCTCGACGATGTCCGCCGCGACCGGCTCCGACGGTGTGGCCTACTTCACGACGGGCAAGGCGAAGGCGACCGTCGCTGACTTCTGCTTCGAGGTCGGCGACGTCGTCCTCGGCGGCTACGCGTACGACTCGGCGGCGAACGTCGAGACGCGCGCCTGCGAGAGCGGCACCGTCTTCGGCGCCGGCGGGCGCGGGATGCTCGCCGCCGACGATACGCCGACGAGCTTCTTCCTCGGACAGAACTATCCCAACCCCTTCAACCCGGTGACGACGATCCGCTTCGGGCTGCCGAACGCGGTAAACGTCCGGCTCGACATCTTCGACGTGACGGGCCGGCGCGTGGCCACCCTCGTCGACGGGCCGATGGGAGCGGGTATCCACGACATCGAGTGGAACGCGCGGCGGGCCGCGAGCGGCATCTACTTCTACCGCATCAAGGCCGGCGCCATCACGAGAACCGAGAAGATGATCCTTCTCCGGTAG
- the gltA gene encoding NADPH-dependent glutamate synthase translates to MTDNNLTPKERLQIPPQEMPQQDAKERVRNVREVPLGYSEEQARTEATRCLQCKKAPCVRGCPVEIDIPSFVKAIHDGDFRRAVNVIKETNILPAVCGRVCPQEEQCQKACVVGKSLKSVDKAVQIGKLERFAADWETAEGEAEVPVVASATGKRVAIVGSGPAGLTVAADVRRAGHEVTIFEALHKPGGVLIYGIPEFRLPKRIVMREVENLRKMGVELKNNMVVGKVFTVDELLGEEGFDAVFVGTGAGLPMFMRMPGENLNGVYSANEYLTRANLMQAYSFPETDTPIVKARNVAVFGGGNVAMDSARTALRLGAENVYLVYRRSRAEMPARVEEVHHAEEEGVQLMLLQNPTRLIGDDNGWVRQVECIRMELGEPDDSGRRRPKPIPDSEFTIDIDACIVAIGNSSNPLIPDTTPDISTNRWGNITVEEETMKTSKKGVFAGGDIVLGAATVILAMGQGRKAAAAINEYLSSGTW, encoded by the coding sequence ATGACGGATAACAACCTCACACCGAAGGAACGGTTGCAGATTCCGCCCCAGGAGATGCCGCAGCAGGACGCGAAGGAGCGGGTACGCAACGTCAGGGAGGTCCCGCTCGGCTACTCCGAGGAGCAGGCTCGCACCGAGGCGACCCGTTGCCTGCAATGCAAGAAGGCCCCCTGCGTGCGCGGCTGCCCGGTCGAGATCGATATCCCCTCCTTCGTCAAGGCGATCCACGACGGCGATTTCCGCAGGGCCGTGAACGTCATCAAGGAAACGAACATCCTTCCGGCGGTCTGCGGGCGGGTCTGCCCGCAGGAGGAGCAGTGCCAGAAGGCCTGCGTCGTCGGCAAGAGCCTCAAGTCCGTCGACAAGGCCGTCCAGATCGGCAAGCTCGAGCGCTTCGCCGCCGACTGGGAAACCGCCGAGGGCGAGGCCGAGGTTCCCGTGGTCGCTTCCGCGACCGGCAAGCGGGTGGCGATCGTCGGCTCCGGCCCCGCCGGCCTCACCGTGGCGGCGGACGTCCGGCGCGCCGGCCACGAGGTCACGATCTTCGAGGCGCTGCACAAGCCCGGCGGCGTCCTCATCTACGGGATCCCCGAGTTCCGTCTTCCCAAGCGCATCGTCATGCGCGAGGTGGAGAACCTCCGGAAGATGGGGGTCGAACTGAAGAACAACATGGTCGTTGGCAAGGTCTTCACCGTGGACGAGCTGCTCGGCGAGGAGGGATTCGACGCCGTCTTCGTCGGGACGGGCGCGGGGCTGCCGATGTTCATGCGCATGCCCGGCGAGAACCTCAATGGCGTCTACTCGGCGAACGAGTATCTCACCCGTGCGAACCTGATGCAGGCGTACTCCTTCCCCGAGACGGACACGCCGATCGTGAAAGCGCGCAACGTGGCCGTATTCGGCGGCGGGAATGTCGCGATGGACTCGGCCCGCACGGCCCTGCGCCTCGGCGCGGAGAACGTCTACCTCGTCTACCGGCGGTCGCGCGCCGAGATGCCGGCACGGGTCGAGGAGGTGCACCACGCCGAGGAGGAGGGCGTCCAGCTGATGCTTCTCCAGAACCCGACGAGACTCATCGGCGACGACAACGGCTGGGTGCGGCAGGTGGAGTGCATCCGGATGGAGCTCGGCGAGCCCGACGATTCGGGACGCCGCCGGCCCAAGCCGATCCCGGACAGCGAGTTCACGATCGACATCGACGCGTGCATCGTCGCGATCGGCAACTCCTCGAACCCGCTGATCCCCGACACGACGCCCGACATCTCGACGAACCGGTGGGGGAACATCACCGTCGAGGAGGAGACGATGAAGACGAGCAAGAAGGGCGTCTTCGCGGGCGGCGACATCGTGCTCGGCGCGGCGACGGTGATCCTCGCGATGGGGCAGGGGCGCAAGGCGGCCGCCGCCATCAACGAATACCTCTCCTCCGGCACGTGGTAG
- a CDS encoding MgtC/SapB family protein, giving the protein MLVALLVGGAVGLEREFAGKPAGIRTNMLMCIGACIFMIISIETARATGWVHDPARIGAQVVTGVGFLGAGTIIRSRFHVTGLTTAATIWVLTALGLSIGAGRILIAVAGAFFITLTLVFVRFIEKALRRLRATHVIQLSLDERRGIIGSILEIFTGLNIISEARDVNRTGETWTAVFEYATSRRRHEKLLASLSNLDGVTDITEM; this is encoded by the coding sequence ATGCTCGTCGCGCTGCTCGTCGGCGGCGCGGTGGGGCTCGAACGGGAATTCGCCGGCAAGCCGGCCGGCATCCGCACCAACATGCTGATGTGCATCGGCGCCTGCATCTTCATGATCATCTCGATCGAGACGGCGCGGGCGACCGGTTGGGTCCACGATCCCGCGCGGATCGGCGCCCAGGTCGTCACCGGCGTCGGGTTTCTCGGCGCGGGCACGATCATCCGCTCCCGTTTCCACGTGACCGGCCTCACGACCGCGGCCACGATCTGGGTGCTGACCGCCCTCGGGCTGTCGATCGGCGCCGGCCGGATCCTGATCGCCGTCGCCGGCGCCTTCTTCATCACCCTCACGCTCGTCTTCGTCCGCTTCATCGAGAAGGCGCTCCGGCGTCTCCGGGCGACGCACGTCATCCAGCTCAGCCTCGACGAACGGCGGGGGATCATCGGATCGATCCTCGAGATCTTCACCGGCCTGAACATCATCAGCGAGGCCCGCGACGTGAACAGGACGGGCGAGACGTGGACGGCCGTCTTCGAGTACGCCACTTCGAGGCGCCGGCACGAGAAGCTCCTCGCGTCCCTCTCGAACCTTGACGGCGTCACCGATATCACCGAGATGTAG
- a CDS encoding PorT family protein, translating into MKRAIFALLLMLFAGAAGAIEPGSIRLGATAGIVSASITEAPAEWDDDLDWRTGFIGGLFLEYAITGQIGIRPELLYATRGVEASLYDGFVDVDLDAAFSYIELPLLLTWTIAETERFRPFLRAGPCFCYRLDAEVDVSVLLFSAGVDFTDLTHTTDVALIAAAGCEIALGPGYLIVEGRFHRGLTNVILSGDFEINGSRQTISEDDFKNVGVLFLVGYAP; encoded by the coding sequence ATGAAACGAGCCATTTTCGCCCTCCTCCTCATGCTGTTCGCCGGGGCCGCCGGAGCCATCGAGCCGGGCTCCATCCGTCTCGGCGCGACGGCCGGCATCGTCTCGGCCAGCATCACGGAGGCCCCCGCCGAATGGGATGACGACCTCGACTGGCGGACGGGATTCATCGGCGGGCTCTTCCTCGAGTACGCGATCACCGGGCAAATCGGCATCCGCCCCGAGCTCCTCTACGCGACGCGCGGCGTGGAGGCGAGCCTCTACGACGGCTTCGTCGACGTCGATCTCGACGCCGCCTTCAGCTACATCGAGCTCCCCCTCCTGCTCACCTGGACGATCGCGGAGACGGAGCGGTTCCGGCCCTTCCTCAGAGCGGGCCCCTGCTTCTGCTACCGGCTCGACGCCGAGGTCGACGTCTCGGTCCTCCTCTTTTCGGCGGGGGTGGACTTCACCGATCTCACGCACACCACCGACGTCGCCCTCATCGCCGCGGCGGGATGCGAGATCGCACTCGGCCCGGGGTACCTGATCGTGGAGGGCCGATTCCACCGGGGGCTCACGAACGTCATCCTCAGCGGGGATTTCGAGATAAACGGCTCGCGGCAGACGATCAGCGAGGACGACTTCAAGAACGTCGGCGTCCTCTTCCTCGTCGGCTACGCCCCGTGA